A genomic window from Clostridium aceticum includes:
- a CDS encoding metallophosphoesterase, protein MNPLFVVILSMILFIYGEITYYIGLRGWQFVVATGLKLSAIGYWVLIGLVAFSFFIARIGDRWLPSWLNHFFEVVGAYWLGIMTYLTMILLIVEFVGLLNRRLHFIPTALISQPKFTVVIGMAVISLVFIIVSYGWWSARSPVVVPYEVQLNKELGEFQELNIVMISDMHLGRLVNRKQLERIAQEIKKLKADLILIPGDIIDDRVDAFVDQNMMEVFHELAPPLGIYASMGNHEYIGGQVEKAEKYFQEAGIQVLRDEYIEVADSFYLVGREDKSYERFQGKPRKTLKEILVDVDKNLPIIMLDHQPVGVDEAEKEGIDIQVSGHTHRGQLFPFRIFTRKIFEVDWGYEKIGNLHVIVTSGAGTWGPPMRVGHRSEIVHIRLQPQ, encoded by the coding sequence ATGAATCCATTATTTGTTGTTATATTAAGCATGATACTTTTCATCTATGGGGAGATTACCTACTATATTGGATTGAGGGGATGGCAATTTGTTGTTGCCACTGGGCTAAAACTTTCTGCTATAGGCTATTGGGTATTAATAGGGCTTGTAGCCTTTTCATTTTTTATCGCCCGTATTGGCGACCGATGGTTGCCAAGCTGGTTAAATCATTTTTTTGAGGTTGTAGGTGCCTATTGGTTGGGTATTATGACTTATTTAACAATGATTTTGCTTATAGTAGAGTTTGTGGGACTTTTAAATAGAAGACTACACTTTATACCAACAGCTTTGATAAGTCAGCCTAAATTCACTGTGGTGATAGGTATGGCAGTAATAAGCTTAGTATTTATCATTGTGTCATATGGATGGTGGAGTGCTCGGAGTCCTGTAGTTGTGCCGTACGAAGTTCAGTTGAATAAAGAATTGGGAGAATTTCAAGAATTAAATATTGTTATGATTTCGGATATGCATTTGGGGAGATTGGTTAATCGCAAGCAGCTAGAAAGGATTGCCCAGGAAATCAAGAAGCTAAAGGCTGACTTAATCCTTATACCTGGAGATATTATAGACGATAGGGTGGATGCTTTTGTGGATCAGAATATGATGGAGGTTTTTCATGAACTTGCTCCCCCATTAGGAATTTATGCCTCGATGGGAAACCATGAATATATTGGTGGGCAGGTGGAAAAGGCAGAAAAATATTTTCAGGAGGCAGGTATCCAAGTACTAAGAGATGAATATATTGAAGTAGCTGATTCATTCTATCTAGTTGGAAGAGAGGACAAGTCTTATGAAAGATTCCAAGGAAAACCTCGGAAAACTTTGAAAGAAATATTGGTAGATGTTGACAAAAATTTACCTATAATTATGTTGGATCATCAACCGGTCGGTGTTGATGAAGCTGAGAAAGAGGGTATAGATATCCAAGTTTCGGGCCACACCCATCGAGGGCAATTATTTCCTTTTAGAATATTCACTAGAAAAATATTTGAGGTAGACTGGGGCTATGAGAAGATAGGAAATCTTCATGTAATAGTTACCTCTGGAGCAGGAACATGGGGACCACCGATGAGGGTAGGGCATCGGTCTGAAATTGTACATATAAGGCTACAGCCTCAATAA
- a CDS encoding 2-hydroxycarboxylate transporter family protein: MSTVTLQEKKSYRIMGISLPLFGLITVGVLTATYMEVLPKGMIGAFALMMVLGLILNEVGNHLPIVKDYLGGGSIVIIFGSAALVTYNVLPESAVEIMSNFMRGEGFLDFYIAALITGSILGMNRELLIKASVRYLPAILGGVAVALGLVGLVGAIIGYGAKEAILYIGVPIMGGGMGAGAVPLAQIFGSSLGVDSGEMLSVMVPAVALGNAVAIVVAGLLDRLGKTKPNLTGNGELMELENKKAEAKEEVEEKEEKTAINFPMMGRGLLLAVSFFTLGSIIGKFLPQVHSYAWMIISVAVVKALNILPREYETGAFQWFQFVMTNLTGVLLIGIGVAFTNLQQVIDAFTIQYVLLVAVTIIGCVIGSGIIGKFVGFYPIESSITAGLCMANMGGTGDVAVLSASDRMKLMPFAQISSRIGGAFMLILASTLLRFFI; encoded by the coding sequence ATGTCAACTGTAACATTACAGGAAAAGAAGAGTTATAGGATTATGGGTATTTCTTTACCACTTTTTGGGCTGATCACAGTAGGGGTTTTAACAGCAACCTATATGGAGGTACTACCCAAGGGAATGATTGGTGCTTTTGCTTTAATGATGGTATTAGGACTGATTCTTAATGAAGTAGGAAACCATTTACCCATTGTAAAGGACTATTTGGGTGGAGGATCCATTGTAATTATTTTTGGTTCAGCGGCACTAGTAACATATAATGTACTACCAGAAAGTGCTGTGGAGATTATGTCCAATTTTATGAGGGGAGAAGGATTCTTAGACTTTTATATTGCTGCATTAATTACTGGTAGTATTTTAGGAATGAATAGAGAACTTTTAATCAAAGCCTCTGTCAGATATTTACCAGCTATTCTAGGTGGTGTTGCTGTAGCATTAGGGCTAGTAGGATTAGTGGGAGCCATCATCGGTTATGGGGCAAAAGAAGCTATTTTATATATTGGTGTGCCAATTATGGGTGGTGGTATGGGAGCAGGTGCAGTACCACTGGCACAGATATTTGGTTCTAGTTTAGGGGTAGATTCTGGGGAAATGCTTTCTGTTATGGTACCAGCAGTAGCACTAGGAAATGCTGTTGCCATAGTCGTAGCAGGTTTATTAGACAGACTTGGAAAAACCAAACCAAACTTAACTGGTAATGGTGAACTTATGGAACTTGAAAATAAGAAAGCTGAAGCAAAGGAAGAAGTAGAGGAAAAAGAAGAGAAAACTGCAATTAATTTTCCAATGATGGGAAGAGGATTATTGTTGGCAGTATCCTTCTTTACACTAGGAAGTATTATTGGGAAGTTTTTACCGCAGGTACATTCTTATGCATGGATGATTATTTCAGTTGCAGTAGTAAAAGCCTTGAACATTTTGCCTAGAGAGTATGAAACAGGAGCTTTTCAGTGGTTTCAGTTTGTTATGACTAATTTAACCGGTGTATTATTAATCGGTATAGGTGTGGCCTTTACAAACCTCCAACAAGTGATTGATGCCTTTACAATTCAATATGTATTGTTAGTAGCTGTAACAATAATTGGTTGTGTAATAGGCTCTGGTATTATAGGTAAATTTGTAGGTTTTTACCCTATCGAATCTTCCATTACAGCGGGATTATGTATGGCGAACATGGGGGGTACTGGAGATGTAGCTGTATTATCAGCCTCTGACCGTATGAAGCTGATGCCTTTTGCTCAAATATCTTCTCGTATTGGAGGAGCTTTTATGTTGATATTGGCAAGTACACTCTTGAGATTTTTTATATAA
- a CDS encoding NAD(P)-dependent malic enzyme: MDLGKESLKLHEASKGKIYTASKVAVKNREDLSLAYTPGVAEPCRKIHEEKTNVYKYTSKGNLVAVVTDGTAVLGLGDIGPEAAMPVMEGKAILFKEFANVDAFPICLDTKDADEIVRTVKLLAPTFGGINLEDIAAPRCFEIERRLKEELDIPVFHDDQHGTAIVVIAGLINALKLVNKKIEDTTIVVNGAGSAGVAIAKMLLNMNPKEILLCGKKGILYAGNPENDSSKEAITQLTNKEQKKGSLMDAMTGADVFIGVSAANVVTEEMVKVMNQEAIIFAMANPVPEIMPDLAFKAGAKVVGSGRSDFPNQVNNVLAFPGIFRGALDVRASDINEEMKLAAAYAIASIIHEKELKPDYVIPDAFDKRVVEKVAEAVAEAARETGVAKK, from the coding sequence ATGGATTTAGGGAAAGAAAGTTTAAAGCTGCATGAAGCATCTAAAGGCAAGATTTATACGGCATCAAAGGTGGCGGTAAAAAATCGTGAAGATCTAAGCTTAGCCTACACGCCAGGCGTAGCTGAACCCTGTAGGAAAATTCATGAAGAGAAGACAAATGTTTACAAATATACTTCTAAGGGAAATTTGGTGGCGGTGGTTACTGATGGTACTGCAGTTCTAGGATTAGGGGATATAGGACCGGAAGCAGCAATGCCAGTCATGGAGGGAAAAGCAATTTTATTTAAGGAGTTTGCAAACGTAGATGCCTTTCCTATTTGTCTTGATACAAAGGATGCAGATGAAATCGTAAGAACTGTAAAACTTTTAGCGCCAACCTTTGGAGGCATCAACCTTGAAGACATAGCAGCACCTAGATGCTTTGAGATTGAAAGAAGACTGAAAGAAGAATTGGATATTCCTGTATTCCATGATGATCAACATGGTACAGCTATTGTAGTAATAGCAGGACTGATTAATGCTCTTAAACTAGTGAATAAAAAAATTGAAGATACCACCATTGTTGTTAATGGTGCTGGTTCTGCCGGGGTGGCAATTGCAAAGATGTTACTAAATATGAATCCAAAGGAGATTTTACTATGTGGCAAAAAAGGGATTCTTTATGCTGGAAACCCTGAAAACGATAGCAGTAAAGAGGCAATAACGCAGCTAACAAATAAAGAACAAAAGAAAGGCAGTCTTATGGATGCAATGACAGGTGCAGATGTATTTATTGGGGTATCTGCAGCCAATGTTGTTACGGAAGAAATGGTAAAGGTTATGAATCAAGAGGCTATTATATTTGCTATGGCCAATCCAGTGCCAGAGATTATGCCGGATTTAGCATTTAAGGCAGGAGCGAAAGTAGTAGGTTCTGGACGCTCTGACTTCCCAAATCAGGTAAACAATGTTTTAGCTTTCCCAGGAATTTTTAGAGGAGCATTAGATGTTAGAGCTAGCGATATTAATGAAGAAATGAAGCTGGCAGCAGCCTATGCAATTGCAAGTATTATTCATGAAAAAGAACTGAAACCTGATTACGTTATACCAGATGCTTTTGATAAAAGAGTTGTAGAGAAGGTAGCGGAAGCAGTTGCAGAAGCTGCTAGGGAAACTGGCGTTGCAAAAAAATAA
- a CDS encoding response regulator — translation MINVLIVEDDPMVAQLNEKYVERVKGFKVVCVTGNGQEALNFLKTHSVDLVILDIYMPKLDGISFLREVRRRSIKTDVILVTAAKETESIDEALKLGAVDYLIKPFEYQRLKSTLDNYIERYHVLKHRNTVFQEDIDKIMKQNTDLLEKDFQKGIHKKTLERIRKFMKYHEEKYFTSEEVAEEMKVSRVTVRRYLEYLASLEELILEIEYGSIGRPRHLYKYHRR, via the coding sequence ATGATAAATGTTTTAATCGTGGAAGATGATCCGATGGTGGCACAATTAAATGAAAAATATGTTGAGCGTGTTAAAGGATTTAAAGTGGTATGTGTGACTGGAAATGGACAAGAAGCGCTAAATTTTTTAAAGACCCATTCTGTAGATTTAGTAATTTTAGACATATATATGCCTAAATTAGACGGAATCAGTTTTTTAAGAGAAGTTAGAAGGAGATCCATAAAAACAGATGTGATTTTGGTAACTGCCGCAAAAGAAACAGAAAGCATTGATGAGGCATTAAAACTAGGGGCAGTAGACTATCTTATTAAACCCTTTGAGTACCAACGTCTGAAAAGTACTTTGGATAATTATATTGAACGGTACCACGTACTGAAGCATAGGAACACTGTTTTCCAAGAGGATATTGATAAAATTATGAAACAAAATACTGACTTGCTGGAAAAAGATTTTCAAAAGGGTATCCATAAAAAAACCCTTGAGAGGATACGAAAATTTATGAAGTATCATGAAGAAAAATACTTTACCAGTGAAGAAGTAGCAGAGGAAATGAAGGTTTCAAGGGTAACTGTAAGGAGATATTTGGAATATCTAGCTTCATTAGAAGAGTTAATATTAGAGATTGAATATGGCTCTATAGGTAGACCCAGACATTTATATAAGTATCATAGGCGTTAG
- the dcuS gene encoding DcuS/MalK family sensor histidine kinase, which translates to MRKKQFKLQTQITIFTIIIAIISIYTTTYFTARWIISSMQQEINMNIMNIAKVIANSPNVVEGMKSGDYYQNPIQPFVQKILEDTNQVEIIVVADMEGFRYAHPNPQRLGEKFVGGDELRVVKTGENYISEATGTMGTAVRAFASIYDEENQQQLGFVMVGTLTQTIAEIKKQRIITAILTSLVGLFFGIIGAIFLANKIKNKLFGLEPDEIAKLYVEKQGMLEAIHEGVIAIDTDEKITLINDSARKLLHISEKDIIGEKITKLLPNTRLPQVLKTGVAEYDREQLLKETVIISNRVPIKSGEKIVGAIATFRDKTMITRLAEEVTGVKQIVQALRANSHEFMNKLHVILGLIEIEEFEEVKRYIIDTNKNQQQIMTLVIGKIKDTTIAGLLLGKISRAKELGIVMDISKESYLEKQKGKITSSVLVTILGNLIENSMEAISLNEKEEKVIKVSLIESKEEITITVKDTGIGIPEKNISCIFERGFSTKALSSGIGLSLIKNTVENLGGDIKVTTELYEGTTFMITLPKEGKI; encoded by the coding sequence ATGAGAAAAAAGCAATTTAAACTTCAGACCCAAATAACCATATTTACTATAATCATCGCTATTATTTCTATTTATACGACTACCTACTTTACTGCAAGATGGATTATATCAAGTATGCAGCAGGAGATCAATATGAACATAATGAATATTGCCAAGGTAATAGCAAATAGTCCAAATGTAGTAGAAGGAATGAAAAGTGGCGATTATTATCAAAATCCTATACAGCCATTTGTACAGAAAATACTAGAGGATACCAATCAGGTTGAGATCATTGTAGTGGCAGACATGGAGGGCTTTAGATATGCTCATCCCAATCCTCAAAGATTAGGAGAAAAATTTGTTGGGGGAGATGAACTTCGGGTAGTAAAGACAGGAGAGAACTATATATCTGAAGCTACAGGCACTATGGGAACAGCTGTAAGAGCTTTTGCCTCAATTTATGACGAGGAAAATCAGCAGCAGCTTGGATTTGTTATGGTAGGAACACTTACCCAAACTATAGCAGAAATAAAGAAACAAAGGATTATCACAGCCATTTTAACTTCTTTGGTAGGATTATTTTTTGGAATAATAGGAGCAATTTTTTTGGCAAACAAAATTAAAAATAAACTGTTTGGATTAGAACCAGATGAAATTGCAAAACTATATGTTGAAAAGCAGGGAATGTTAGAGGCTATTCATGAAGGGGTTATTGCGATTGATACTGATGAAAAAATAACTTTGATCAATGATTCTGCAAGAAAGTTACTTCATATTTCAGAAAAAGATATCATTGGAGAAAAAATCACTAAATTACTTCCAAATACTAGATTGCCTCAGGTATTAAAAACAGGTGTTGCTGAATATGATAGAGAACAGCTGCTAAAGGAGACTGTCATTATAAGTAATAGAGTTCCTATAAAAAGTGGAGAGAAGATTGTAGGAGCTATTGCAACCTTTAGAGATAAGACAATGATTACTCGTTTAGCAGAAGAAGTTACAGGCGTAAAACAAATTGTACAGGCCTTAAGGGCCAATAGCCATGAATTTATGAATAAATTACATGTTATCTTGGGATTAATAGAGATTGAGGAATTTGAAGAGGTAAAAAGATATATTATTGATACAAACAAAAACCAGCAACAAATCATGACGTTAGTGATAGGAAAAATAAAAGACACTACCATCGCTGGACTGCTATTAGGAAAAATTAGTAGAGCCAAGGAATTAGGGATTGTTATGGATATATCAAAAGAGAGTTATCTTGAAAAACAAAAAGGAAAAATTACCAGCAGTGTTTTGGTGACAATTTTAGGGAACCTTATAGAAAATTCTATGGAGGCTATTAGTTTAAATGAGAAGGAAGAAAAGGTTATTAAAGTTAGTTTGATAGAATCTAAAGAAGAGATCACCATCACAGTGAAGGATACTGGCATAGGTATTCCAGAGAAAAATATATCATGTATTTTTGAAAGAGGTTTTTCAACAAAGGCACTGAGCAGCGGAATTGGTTTATCTTTAATAAAAAATACAGTGGAAAACTTAGGAGGAGATATAAAGGTTACCACTGAGCTGTATGAAGGAACGACCTTTATGATTACCTTGCCAAAGGAGGGGAAAATATGA